From the Streptomyces sp. Tu 2975 genome, one window contains:
- the rsmD gene encoding 16S rRNA (guanine(966)-N(2))-methyltransferase RsmD, which yields MTRVIAGAAGGRRLAVPPGTGTRPTSDRAREGLFSSWESQLGTLDGIRVADLYAGSGAVGLEALSRGAAHALLVEADARAARVVRENVRALGLPGAEVRTGKAEQIVTGPAPESPYDVVFLDPPYAVTDDDLREILLTLRLQGWLTDDAIVTVERSTRGGEFSWPKGFTPLRARRYGEGTLWYGRAAATCEDAP from the coding sequence ATGACCCGCGTGATCGCCGGCGCTGCCGGCGGACGCCGTCTCGCCGTCCCGCCAGGCACCGGCACCCGCCCCACTTCCGACCGCGCCCGTGAAGGGCTGTTCTCCAGCTGGGAGTCGCAGCTCGGCACCCTCGACGGCATCCGCGTCGCCGACCTCTACGCCGGGTCGGGCGCGGTCGGCCTCGAGGCGCTGTCCCGCGGCGCTGCCCACGCCCTGCTGGTCGAGGCGGACGCCCGCGCGGCCCGCGTCGTCCGGGAGAACGTGCGGGCGCTCGGCCTCCCCGGCGCCGAGGTGCGTACCGGCAAAGCGGAACAGATCGTCACAGGTCCGGCGCCGGAGAGCCCCTACGACGTGGTCTTCCTCGACCCGCCGTACGCCGTCACGGACGACGATCTTCGCGAGATTCTGCTCACACTCCGCCTCCAGGGCTGGCTCACGGACGATGCCATCGTCACCGTGGAGCGCAGCACCAGAGGCGGAGAATTCAGCTGGCCCAAGGGCTTCACGCCACTGCGGGCCCGTCGCTACGGCGAGGGGACGCTTTGGTACGGTCGCGCCGCCGCTACGTGCGAAGACGCACCATGA
- a CDS encoding HSP90 family protein: protein MTSETTPSGGTTTPHTFQVDLRGLVDLLSHHLYSSPRVYLRELLQNAVDAITARRAEEPGAPARVRLYATGGGLRVEDSGIGLTETDLHSLLATIGRSSKREGLESARAGFLGQFGIGLLACFVVAAEIRVVSRSARTPGAPPVEWSARDDGSYTVRTLPDSARPEPGTTVYLAPRPGTADWLTEERVTTLARDFGSLLPYDVRVGDTPVSDLPAPWDRAYPGPAARRVALARHCHDVFGFTPLDTVDLTLPVAGVRGVAYVLPSAVSPAQRSGHRVHLKGMLLTDRADELLPDWAFFVRCVVDTDSLRPTASRESLYADETLAAVREALGDRIREWLTGLAAGDPERLAQFLSVHHLGVKSLARHDSDMLRTMLPWLPFETTDGRLSLEEFAQRHPVVHFARTVEEYRQVAPIASAQGIGLINGGYTYDSELVERLPEVRPGTVVAELDADTVTAHLDAVDPAEELAVAGFLSAARTRLEPLGCDVVLRAFHPLTVPALHLDDRAARHEQARAEEEAQADDLWAGILGSLRGSAPRARLVLNHLNPLIRRIGSLDGELAGTATEALYGQALLMAQRPLRPADSALLNRAFMGLLEWATHDQENGR, encoded by the coding sequence ATGACATCTGAGACGACACCGTCCGGCGGTACGACGACACCGCACACCTTCCAGGTCGATCTGCGCGGCCTGGTGGACCTTCTCTCCCACCACCTCTATTCCAGCCCGCGGGTCTATCTGCGCGAACTCCTCCAGAACGCCGTGGACGCGATCACCGCCAGGCGCGCCGAGGAACCCGGGGCGCCCGCGCGGGTGCGGCTGTACGCCACCGGCGGCGGCCTGCGCGTCGAGGACTCGGGCATCGGTCTGACCGAGACGGACCTGCACAGTCTGCTCGCGACGATCGGCCGCAGTTCCAAGCGCGAGGGGCTCGAGTCCGCACGGGCCGGGTTCCTCGGTCAGTTCGGCATCGGGCTGCTCGCCTGTTTCGTGGTGGCCGCCGAGATCCGGGTGGTGAGCCGCAGCGCCCGTACGCCCGGGGCGCCGCCCGTGGAGTGGTCGGCCCGCGACGACGGGTCGTACACGGTGCGGACGCTGCCCGACAGTGCCCGGCCGGAGCCCGGAACGACCGTGTACCTCGCTCCCCGGCCCGGTACGGCCGACTGGCTCACCGAGGAGCGGGTGACCACCCTGGCGAGGGACTTCGGCTCGCTGCTGCCGTACGACGTCCGGGTGGGCGACACCCCGGTGAGCGACCTGCCGGCGCCCTGGGACCGTGCGTACCCGGGGCCGGCGGCGCGGCGGGTGGCTCTCGCCCGCCACTGCCACGACGTCTTCGGCTTCACCCCGCTCGACACGGTGGACCTCACCCTGCCGGTCGCCGGTGTCCGCGGGGTCGCGTACGTGCTGCCGTCCGCGGTCAGCCCCGCTCAGCGTTCCGGGCACCGGGTGCATCTGAAGGGCATGCTGCTCACCGACCGGGCCGACGAACTCCTGCCCGACTGGGCGTTCTTCGTGCGGTGCGTCGTCGACACCGACAGCCTCCGCCCGACGGCTTCCCGCGAGTCGCTGTACGCGGACGAGACGCTCGCCGCCGTACGCGAGGCGCTCGGCGACCGTATCCGGGAGTGGCTGACGGGGCTCGCCGCCGGGGACCCGGAGCGGCTGGCACAGTTCCTCTCCGTCCACCACCTGGGCGTGAAGTCGCTGGCCCGGCACGACAGCGACATGCTGCGGACGATGCTGCCGTGGCTGCCGTTCGAGACGACGGACGGCCGGTTGTCGCTGGAAGAGTTCGCCCAGCGGCACCCGGTGGTGCACTTCGCCCGGACGGTCGAGGAGTACCGGCAGGTCGCGCCGATCGCCTCCGCGCAGGGCATCGGCCTGATCAACGGCGGTTACACCTACGACAGCGAACTGGTCGAGCGCCTGCCCGAGGTCCGGCCCGGCACGGTCGTCGCCGAACTCGACGCCGACACGGTCACCGCGCACCTCGACGCGGTCGATCCCGCGGAGGAGCTGGCCGTCGCCGGTTTCCTGTCCGCCGCGCGGACCAGGCTGGAGCCGCTGGGCTGCGACGTCGTGCTGCGCGCGTTCCACCCGCTGACCGTGCCGGCGCTCCATCTCGACGACCGGGCCGCACGGCACGAGCAGGCACGCGCGGAGGAGGAGGCCCAGGCGGACGACCTGTGGGCCGGGATCCTCGGGTCGCTGCGCGGCAGCGCGCCCCGCGCGCGGCTCGTGCTCAACCACCTCAACCCGCTGATCCGCAGGATCGGTTCCTTGGACGGGGAACTGGCGGGGACGGCGACCGAAGCGCTGTACGGGCAGGCCCTGCTGATGGCACAGCGACCGCTGCGGCCGGCCGACTCCGCGCTCCTCAACCGCGCGTTCATGGGCCTGCTGGAGTGGGCCACCCACGACCAGGAGAACGGACGATGA
- a CDS encoding DAK2 domain-containing protein, translating into MPQSLDASAVRDWCSLALESLGREREDIDAINVYPVADGDTGTNLYLTVESAAQAVEAVFAAHETGHTSPALADVVRAMAHGALIGARGNSGTILAQLLRGMAERLGDGDHLAGALRRAAELAREAVAHPVEGTILSVAGAAADAAENAPTDALRAAYAGARAALDATPGQLAVLARAGVVDAGGQGLLTVLGALVQAVSGEAPPASSPAHARPARQDPTAEPCADSGPAFEVIYLLEADDESVARLRARLDGLGDSLVVVGGDGLWNVHVHVDDAGAAVEAGVEAGRPYRIRITHFDTAAAPAREQAQRAVVAVVQGEGLADLYRQAGATTVPARPGEPPASGELVEAIRRAHAREVVLLPNDTSLRHTAAAAAEQARTAGVRVALIPTRSAVQGIAALAVHAPDRRFDEDVVAMTAAAGATRYAELAVAEHRSWTSAGVCQAGDVLGLIDGDVAVIGEDLTETALTLLDRMLSSGGELVTLVLGGTAPEGLSDRLEAHVREGYLAVDTVTYEGGGDRATPLLIGVE; encoded by the coding sequence GTGCCGCAGAGTCTCGACGCCTCGGCCGTACGCGACTGGTGCTCCCTGGCGCTGGAGTCCCTGGGCCGGGAGCGCGAGGACATCGACGCCATCAACGTGTACCCCGTCGCCGACGGGGACACCGGCACGAACCTCTATCTGACCGTGGAGTCCGCCGCCCAGGCCGTGGAGGCCGTGTTCGCCGCCCACGAGACGGGACACACCTCACCCGCACTCGCCGACGTCGTCCGGGCCATGGCCCACGGCGCCCTCATCGGCGCCCGCGGCAACTCGGGCACGATCCTCGCCCAGCTGCTGCGCGGCATGGCCGAGCGGCTCGGTGACGGGGATCACCTGGCAGGGGCGCTGCGGCGGGCCGCGGAACTGGCGCGTGAGGCGGTGGCGCACCCCGTCGAGGGAACGATCCTCAGCGTCGCCGGGGCCGCGGCGGACGCTGCGGAGAACGCCCCCACCGACGCCCTGAGAGCCGCCTACGCGGGCGCACGGGCGGCGCTGGACGCCACACCGGGCCAGCTCGCCGTGCTGGCACGTGCGGGTGTCGTGGACGCCGGCGGACAGGGACTGCTGACCGTCCTCGGAGCACTGGTGCAGGCGGTCTCCGGCGAGGCCCCGCCGGCCTCCTCGCCCGCTCATGCCCGCCCCGCCCGGCAGGACCCGACCGCCGAGCCGTGCGCGGACAGCGGCCCCGCCTTCGAAGTGATCTACCTCCTTGAGGCGGACGACGAGTCCGTCGCCCGGCTGCGGGCACGCCTCGACGGGCTCGGCGACTCCCTCGTCGTCGTCGGCGGCGACGGCCTGTGGAACGTCCACGTCCACGTGGACGACGCCGGTGCGGCCGTGGAAGCCGGTGTCGAGGCGGGCCGGCCGTACCGGATCCGCATCACGCACTTCGACACCGCTGCCGCTCCCGCGCGGGAGCAGGCCCAGCGGGCGGTCGTCGCGGTGGTGCAGGGCGAGGGGCTGGCCGACCTGTACCGGCAGGCCGGTGCGACCACGGTCCCGGCCCGGCCGGGGGAGCCGCCGGCCAGCGGCGAACTCGTCGAGGCGATCCGCCGGGCGCACGCCCGCGAGGTCGTCCTCCTCCCGAACGACACGTCCCTGCGGCACACGGCCGCCGCAGCAGCGGAGCAGGCCCGCACGGCCGGTGTCCGCGTCGCCCTGATCCCGACCCGCTCCGCGGTCCAGGGCATCGCGGCCCTGGCCGTCCACGCACCGGACCGCCGCTTCGACGAGGACGTCGTCGCCATGACCGCCGCGGCCGGGGCGACGCGCTACGCCGAACTGGCCGTGGCGGAACACCGGTCGTGGACCTCGGCGGGCGTGTGCCAGGCCGGCGACGTCCTGGGACTGATCGACGGCGACGTCGCCGTGATCGGGGAGGACCTCACCGAGACGGCGCTGACCCTGCTGGACCGCATGCTCTCCTCCGGCGGCGAACTGGTCACCCTGGTCCTGGGCGGCACGGCGCCGGAGGGACTGTCCGACAGGCTGGAAGCCCATGTCCGCGAGGGCTACTTGGCGGTGGACACGGTCACGTACGAGGGCGGCGGGGACCGGGCGACGCCGCTGCTGATCGGGGTGGAGTAG
- the recG gene encoding ATP-dependent DNA helicase RecG produces the protein MDRVSAFDEPLKKTLGAATAKVMAEHLDLHTLGDLLHHYPRRYAERGELTSLAELPLDEHVTVVAQVADARIHTFNQGRGRRLEVTITDGSGRLQLVFFGKGVHKPHKDLLPGTRAMFAGKVSVFNRKLQLSHPAYEPLSGGASAADAVDAFANQLIPIYPACKQLESWKISKAIDAVLDRAAEAVDPLPSALREGRGMATLPDALRMVHRPRTKADIEAARERLKWDEAFVLQVALARRRYADTQLPAVARRPVPGGLLDAFDAELPFTLTEGQQSVSKEIFDDLATDHPMHRLLQGEVGSGKTLVALRAMLAVVDAGGQAAMLAPTEVLAQQHHRSITEMMGELAEGGMLGGAEQGTKVVLLTGSMGAAARRHALLDLVTGEAGIVIGTHALIEDKVQFHDLGLVVVDEQHRFGVEQRDALRSKGKQPPHLLVMTATPIPRTVAMTVFGDLETSVLDQLPAGRSPIASHVVPAADKPHFLARAWERVREEVEGGHQAYVVCPRIGDDEEQPKKKTAEDEAEKRPPLAVLAVADQLAKGPLSGLRVEVLHGRMPPDDKDDVMRRFGAGDVDVLVATTVIEVGVNVPNATAMVIMDADRFGVSQLHQLRGRVGRGSAPGLCLLVTEMPEASPARQRLASVASTLDGFELSRIDLEQRREGDVLGQAQSGVRSSLRMLTVIEDEEVIAAAREEAVAIVAADPDLERLPELRTALDALLDKEREQYLEKG, from the coding sequence ATGGATCGCGTGTCCGCGTTCGACGAACCCCTCAAGAAGACGCTCGGCGCCGCCACCGCCAAGGTGATGGCCGAGCATCTCGATCTGCACACCCTCGGTGACCTGCTGCACCACTATCCGCGGCGGTACGCGGAGCGCGGTGAGCTGACCTCCCTCGCCGAGCTGCCGCTGGACGAGCACGTCACCGTGGTCGCCCAGGTCGCCGACGCGCGCATCCACACGTTCAACCAGGGCCGCGGCAGGCGCCTCGAGGTGACCATCACGGACGGCAGCGGCCGGCTCCAGCTGGTCTTCTTCGGCAAGGGCGTCCACAAACCGCACAAGGACCTGCTGCCGGGCACCCGGGCGATGTTCGCGGGCAAGGTGTCCGTCTTCAACCGCAAGCTCCAGCTGTCCCACCCCGCGTACGAACCGCTGAGCGGCGGCGCGAGCGCGGCCGACGCCGTGGACGCCTTCGCCAATCAGCTCATCCCGATCTACCCGGCCTGCAAGCAGCTGGAGTCGTGGAAGATCTCCAAGGCGATCGACGCGGTGCTGGACCGGGCCGCGGAGGCGGTGGACCCGCTGCCGTCCGCGCTGCGCGAGGGGCGGGGCATGGCGACCCTCCCCGACGCCCTGCGCATGGTCCACCGCCCGCGCACCAAGGCGGACATCGAAGCGGCCAGGGAGCGGCTGAAGTGGGACGAGGCGTTCGTCCTCCAGGTCGCGCTCGCCCGCAGGCGGTACGCGGACACCCAACTCCCCGCGGTGGCCCGCCGCCCCGTCCCCGGCGGGCTCCTCGACGCGTTCGACGCCGAACTGCCCTTCACCCTCACCGAGGGCCAGCAGTCGGTCAGCAAGGAGATCTTCGACGACCTCGCGACCGACCACCCCATGCACCGCCTCCTTCAAGGAGAAGTGGGCTCCGGCAAGACGTTGGTCGCGCTACGGGCCATGCTCGCCGTCGTCGACGCGGGCGGCCAGGCCGCGATGCTGGCCCCCACCGAGGTCCTCGCCCAGCAGCACCACCGCTCGATCACCGAGATGATGGGCGAGCTGGCCGAGGGCGGCATGCTGGGAGGCGCGGAGCAGGGCACCAAGGTCGTGCTGCTGACCGGTTCCATGGGCGCCGCAGCCCGTCGCCATGCCTTGCTCGACCTGGTGACCGGCGAGGCGGGGATCGTCATCGGCACCCACGCCCTGATCGAGGACAAGGTCCAGTTCCACGACCTGGGCCTCGTCGTCGTCGACGAGCAGCACCGCTTCGGCGTGGAGCAGCGCGACGCCCTGCGCTCCAAGGGGAAGCAGCCGCCGCACCTGCTGGTCATGACCGCCACCCCCATCCCGCGTACGGTCGCGATGACGGTCTTCGGCGACCTCGAGACGTCCGTGCTCGACCAGTTGCCGGCCGGCCGCTCGCCGATCGCCAGCCATGTCGTCCCCGCCGCCGACAAGCCGCACTTCCTGGCGCGCGCCTGGGAGCGGGTCCGCGAAGAGGTCGAGGGCGGGCACCAGGCGTATGTGGTGTGCCCCCGCATCGGCGACGACGAGGAGCAGCCGAAGAAGAAGACGGCGGAGGACGAGGCGGAGAAGCGCCCGCCGCTCGCCGTCCTCGCGGTCGCCGACCAACTCGCCAAGGGGCCACTGAGCGGGCTGCGCGTCGAGGTCCTGCACGGGCGGATGCCGCCCGACGACAAGGACGACGTGATGCGCCGCTTCGGCGCCGGCGACGTCGACGTCCTGGTCGCCACCACCGTCATCGAGGTCGGCGTCAACGTCCCGAACGCCACCGCCATGGTGATCATGGACGCGGACCGGTTCGGCGTCTCCCAGCTCCACCAGTTGCGCGGCCGGGTCGGCCGCGGCTCCGCCCCGGGCCTGTGCCTGCTTGTCACCGAGATGCCGGAGGCGAGCCCCGCCCGTCAGCGTCTGGCCTCGGTCGCCTCGACGCTCGACGGTTTCGAGCTCTCCCGGATCGACCTCGAGCAGCGCCGCGAGGGCGATGTGCTGGGCCAGGCCCAGTCCGGGGTGCGCTCCTCCCTGCGGATGCTCACCGTCATCGAGGACGAGGAGGTCATCGCCGCGGCCCGTGAGGAGGCCGTCGCGATCGTCGCGGCTGACCCCGACCTCGAGCGGCTGCCGGAGCTGCGCACCGCTCTGGACGCCCTGCTGGACAAGGAGCGCGAGCAGTACCTCGAGAAGGGCTGA
- a CDS encoding tetratricopeptide repeat protein, producing MSLDTPMDAEALRQALCDNDREPEGPARNARAERLFAQIEQLGDTSLVIDGLDHLMQVYNYSSEADKMFVPFARLLRMWDDRPEDFDRRQVHSLFWMFKWVSSGMVDQPHIPLASIEKWQAEMEHRYRLAGHSERAVRQGEMRIARHVGDLERAQRAYDAWQAADRDDKSDCHACELRTQGSWQAQRDDDEGALVTWRPVLDGEFTCAHEPHAVLAASLLPLLRLGRAEEARAHHLRGYRLARSKESMRSAVARHVEFCALTGNEARGLEILAERPSYFTDTGEPSSLLSYLEVTALLTDRLTALGHGDMSMTGPGGRAWAVRELAVHARTEARAIAARFDARNGNTYFSEQSAERMDRTPLLDRLPLGVRSVRPVPAPREAPAEAADATGAGAGAGSGSGSGSDLAGLLVEARRLSEAQHPHATDAWAAVAEAADREGTELPVLERAEIDEHRGTAPATPPAEAIGLFTSAAGLYEAAGEPGRAATALARAAYCVSLDGRPAEALEAVQEPCDRALALYAEGRSTARQTGRALLCRARILNDMIGGMQVQEAVEAAVTSLEEAAHALLGLAEPEQAEPGVGVVIGEALGYLGDITAFRGDAPGAAELYTRAADAYVRAGRPWFAVEPESQLAGVSRHLGDLETAERASRSALEHAAPFAGPGGRARLHLQLVETLADTGKLGEAADHALEAAHWADEAGESAGNGAYARHRLGGFLLQLGRADEAAAVLESVLPDLTRQDHGDGMIVQTLWWLGDCCTALGAPREAAEHWLKAADIARGWPEQRDHAMLANLAGQALFRAQLNPQAELAYRRAGDLWRDLGDVHALVRTLRVRAWIAVREGQAGIDAARELMAAAATECESALAASADADACAALHAELADTYRQTGDLIASSCDGEPGDDDTDGSARAAYEEAVALVLRAVAVFEEAGGQFTDLRTGAQLMASWLHASLGDASAAVALAEGVLATYEGSGDGPADDTAESRRAEARAVLTEVAGA from the coding sequence ATGAGCCTCGACACCCCCATGGACGCCGAAGCGTTGCGCCAGGCGCTGTGCGACAACGACCGTGAGCCGGAGGGGCCCGCGCGCAACGCGCGCGCGGAGCGGCTGTTCGCCCAGATCGAGCAACTGGGCGACACGTCGCTCGTCATCGACGGCCTCGACCATCTGATGCAGGTCTACAACTACAGCTCGGAGGCGGACAAGATGTTCGTCCCCTTCGCACGGCTGCTGCGGATGTGGGACGACCGGCCCGAGGACTTCGACCGGCGGCAGGTCCACTCGCTGTTCTGGATGTTCAAGTGGGTCTCCAGCGGCATGGTCGACCAGCCGCACATCCCGCTCGCGTCCATCGAGAAGTGGCAGGCGGAGATGGAGCACCGCTACCGCCTCGCGGGCCACTCGGAGCGCGCGGTGCGGCAGGGCGAGATGCGGATCGCCCGGCACGTCGGCGACCTGGAGCGCGCCCAGCGGGCGTACGACGCCTGGCAGGCCGCCGACCGGGACGACAAGAGCGACTGCCATGCCTGCGAACTGCGGACACAGGGCTCGTGGCAGGCCCAGCGCGACGACGACGAGGGTGCGCTCGTCACCTGGCGGCCGGTGCTGGACGGCGAGTTCACCTGCGCGCACGAGCCGCACGCCGTGCTCGCCGCCTCGCTGCTCCCCCTGCTGCGGCTGGGGCGCGCGGAGGAGGCCCGCGCCCATCATCTGCGCGGCTACCGGCTGGCGCGCTCCAAGGAGAGCATGCGCAGCGCCGTCGCCCGGCATGTCGAGTTCTGCGCGCTGACCGGCAACGAGGCGCGCGGCCTGGAGATCCTGGCCGAACGTCCCTCGTACTTCACCGACACCGGAGAGCCGAGCAGTCTGCTCAGCTACCTGGAGGTCACCGCGCTGCTCACCGACCGGCTCACCGCGCTGGGACACGGCGACATGAGCATGACCGGTCCCGGGGGCCGGGCATGGGCCGTCCGGGAACTGGCCGTCCACGCGCGCACGGAGGCGCGTGCCATCGCCGCCCGTTTCGACGCGCGCAACGGCAACACGTACTTCAGCGAGCAGAGCGCGGAACGCATGGACCGTACGCCGCTGCTGGACCGGCTGCCGCTCGGTGTCCGTTCGGTACGGCCGGTGCCCGCGCCGCGCGAGGCGCCGGCCGAGGCGGCCGACGCCACCGGTGCCGGTGCCGGCGCCGGTTCCGGTTCCGGTTCCGGTTCGGATCTGGCGGGCCTGCTGGTCGAAGCACGCCGGCTCTCCGAGGCCCAGCACCCCCACGCGACGGACGCCTGGGCAGCCGTCGCCGAGGCCGCCGACCGGGAAGGCACCGAACTCCCCGTTCTCGAGCGGGCGGAGATCGACGAGCACCGCGGAACGGCACCCGCCACACCGCCGGCCGAGGCGATCGGGCTGTTCACCTCCGCGGCCGGGCTGTACGAAGCGGCCGGCGAGCCCGGTCGCGCGGCCACCGCACTGGCCCGTGCCGCCTACTGCGTCAGCCTCGACGGGCGGCCCGCAGAGGCGCTGGAAGCCGTTCAGGAGCCCTGCGACCGGGCGCTGGCCCTGTACGCGGAAGGCCGGTCCACCGCACGGCAGACGGGCCGGGCGCTGCTCTGCCGGGCGCGGATACTCAACGACATGATCGGCGGCATGCAGGTCCAGGAAGCCGTGGAGGCGGCCGTCACATCCCTGGAAGAGGCGGCGCACGCGCTCCTCGGCCTCGCGGAGCCGGAGCAGGCTGAGCCCGGGGTCGGTGTCGTCATCGGCGAGGCGCTCGGCTACCTCGGTGACATCACCGCGTTCCGCGGCGACGCGCCCGGGGCGGCCGAGCTGTACACGCGCGCCGCCGACGCCTATGTCCGGGCGGGCCGGCCCTGGTTCGCCGTGGAGCCGGAGAGTCAACTGGCAGGCGTCAGCAGGCACCTCGGCGACCTGGAGACCGCGGAGCGGGCCTCCCGGTCGGCGCTGGAGCATGCGGCCCCCTTCGCCGGACCCGGCGGGCGGGCCCGCCTGCACCTGCAGCTCGTCGAGACACTCGCCGACACCGGAAAGCTCGGCGAGGCGGCCGACCACGCGCTCGAAGCGGCGCACTGGGCCGACGAGGCGGGGGAAAGCGCGGGCAACGGCGCGTACGCACGGCACCGGCTCGGCGGCTTCCTGCTCCAGCTGGGCCGCGCCGACGAGGCGGCGGCCGTGCTGGAGTCCGTACTGCCCGACCTGACTCGGCAGGACCACGGCGACGGCATGATCGTGCAGACCCTGTGGTGGCTGGGCGACTGCTGTACCGCACTGGGCGCACCACGGGAAGCCGCCGAGCACTGGCTGAAGGCGGCGGACATCGCACGCGGCTGGCCGGAACAACGGGACCACGCGATGCTTGCGAACCTGGCCGGGCAGGCCCTGTTCCGTGCGCAGCTGAACCCGCAGGCGGAACTGGCCTACCGGCGTGCGGGCGACCTGTGGCGGGACCTCGGCGACGTGCACGCGCTCGTGCGCACGCTGCGGGTCCGGGCCTGGATCGCCGTACGGGAGGGGCAGGCGGGCATCGACGCGGCGCGTGAACTGATGGCTGCGGCGGCGACGGAGTGCGAGTCGGCGCTCGCCGCGTCGGCGGACGCGGACGCCTGTGCCGCGCTACATGCCGAACTGGCGGACACCTACCGCCAGACCGGCGACCTGATCGCGAGCTCCTGCGACGGCGAGCCCGGAGACGACGACACGGACGGCTCGGCACGGGCCGCGTACGAGGAGGCGGTCGCCCTCGTCCTGCGGGCGGTGGCGGTCTTCGAGGAGGCGGGCGGGCAGTTCACCGACCTGCGCACGGGCGCGCAGCTCATGGCCTCCTGGCTGCACGCCTCGCTCGGTGACGCCTCCGCGGCGGTGGCGCTCGCGGAGGGGGTCCTGGCGACGTACGAGGGCTCCGGGGACGGCCCGGCCGACGACACCGCGGAATCCCGCCGCGCGGAGGCGCGGGCGGTGCTGACGGAGGTCGCCGGGGCGTGA
- the rpmB gene encoding 50S ribosomal protein L28, translating into MAANCDVCGKGPGFGNNISHSHRRTSRRWNPNIQRVRAVVGRTPKRLNVCTSCIKAGKVSR; encoded by the coding sequence GTGGCTGCCAACTGCGACGTCTGCGGCAAGGGGCCGGGCTTCGGCAACAACATTTCGCACTCGCACCGCCGTACGTCCCGTCGCTGGAACCCGAACATCCAGCGTGTGCGTGCAGTGGTCGGTCGGACGCCGAAGCGGCTCAACGTCTGCACCTCGTGCATCAAGGCCGGCAAGGTCTCGCGCTAA
- the thiD gene encoding bifunctional hydroxymethylpyrimidine kinase/phosphomethylpyrimidine kinase, which produces MDIPPRVLTVAGSDSGGGAGIQADLKTMLALGVHGMSVLTAITAQNSLGVQGAWELPVEAVRAQYRSVVDDIGVQAVKTGMLSSAELVETVAELLTGTDAPVVVDPVGVSKHGDPLLAASALDSVRTKLLPAATVATPNLDEVAQLTGIEVRDEAGMRRAAEAVLGFGPRWALIKGGHLAGDAVDLLTDGGEEHWLRAPRHDNRHTHGTGCTLASAVASGLAQGLTVPEAVHAAKEYVTGAIATGFALGAGIGPVDHGWRFRQSARRPPEPAR; this is translated from the coding sequence ATGGACATACCCCCTCGCGTGCTCACCGTCGCCGGATCCGATTCCGGCGGCGGTGCGGGCATCCAGGCCGACCTCAAGACCATGCTGGCCCTCGGTGTGCACGGCATGAGCGTGCTGACCGCGATCACCGCCCAGAACTCGCTGGGCGTCCAGGGCGCATGGGAGCTGCCCGTCGAGGCGGTGCGCGCCCAGTACCGGAGCGTCGTCGACGACATCGGCGTACAGGCCGTGAAGACCGGGATGCTGTCCTCCGCCGAACTGGTCGAGACCGTGGCGGAACTGCTCACCGGCACGGACGCGCCCGTGGTCGTCGACCCGGTGGGCGTCTCCAAGCACGGTGACCCGCTGCTGGCGGCCTCCGCGCTCGACTCCGTGCGGACGAAGCTGCTGCCCGCGGCGACCGTGGCCACGCCCAACCTGGACGAGGTGGCCCAGCTGACCGGCATCGAGGTCCGCGACGAGGCCGGCATGCGCCGGGCCGCGGAGGCCGTACTCGGATTCGGGCCCCGCTGGGCGCTGATCAAGGGCGGTCACCTGGCAGGCGACGCCGTGGACCTGCTCACGGACGGCGGCGAGGAGCACTGGCTGCGCGCTCCCCGTCACGACAACCGCCACACCCACGGCACGGGCTGCACGCTCGCGTCCGCCGTGGCCTCCGGTCTGGCACAGGGCCTGACCGTCCCGGAGGCCGTCCACGCGGCCAAGGAGTACGTCACGGGGGCGATCGCGACGGGCTTCGCGCTGGGCGCGGGGATCGGTCCGGTGGATCACGGCTGGCGCTTCCGTCAGAGCGCCCGGCGCCCACCGGAACCAGCCCGGTGA
- the coaD gene encoding pantetheine-phosphate adenylyltransferase encodes MRRAVCPGSFDPITNGHLDIIARASKLYDVVHVAVMINKSKQGLFTVDERIAMIREVTGEYGNVVVESHHGLLVDFCKERDIPAIVKGLRAVSDFDYELQMAQMNNGLSGVETLFVPTNPTYSFLSSSLVKEVAAWGGDVSHLLPDTVHRALVRRLAEKG; translated from the coding sequence TTGCGCCGCGCAGTCTGTCCGGGGTCATTCGACCCCATCACCAATGGGCATCTGGACATCATCGCCCGCGCCTCCAAGCTGTACGACGTCGTACATGTCGCGGTGATGATCAACAAGTCCAAGCAGGGACTCTTCACGGTCGACGAGCGGATCGCGATGATCCGCGAGGTCACCGGCGAGTACGGGAACGTCGTGGTGGAGTCCCACCACGGTCTCCTCGTCGACTTCTGCAAGGAGCGCGACATCCCCGCGATCGTCAAGGGGCTGCGCGCCGTCAGCGACTTCGACTACGAGCTGCAGATGGCCCAGATGAACAACGGCCTGTCGGGGGTGGAGACGCTGTTCGTGCCGACCAACCCCACCTACAGCTTCCTCTCCTCCAGCCTGGTCAAGGAAGTCGCCGCCTGGGGCGGCGACGTCTCCCACCTGCTGCCCGACACCGTCCACCGGGCGCTCGTGCGCCGGCTCGCGGAAAAGGGCTGA